A single window of Hypomesus transpacificus isolate Combined female unplaced genomic scaffold, fHypTra1 scaffold_241, whole genome shotgun sequence DNA harbors:
- the rexo4 gene encoding RNA exonuclease 4, whose amino-acid sequence MKSKDKTNKSGSVATAKIQKSTSDQATKKPVKKKIAWKHGPKEPVSKVKDPNPLVPPKDAQHFSANWKTLLKVLTTDSPSKKGKLLQQDSKKNTPQIKPVKDISKQAENQKTPSKDTRSNKPSLSKAGKELTAPGSSKVNGSGKGPAPSEVRQPKAQKRKWDSVKSAGSSDPAANKKKKIEVAENTSKEPDLWFDDVDPDDVEATVGAEAANIMRRRMGTPKANPQDTEDVLVKYRAFDGMTNVVAMDCEMVGVGPDGKDSIVARVSLVNKHGKCIYDKYVKPTERVTDYRTEFSGIRPNDIKNGENVKTVQREVAEILDGRILVGHAIHNDLKILFLTHPKKSIRDTQKYKPFKTIAKTNRPALRVLCREVLQVKVQQGEHSSVQDAQATMKLYSMVKKEWEKAIKDKKKDVIGKIVRRPKAPNSKSK is encoded by the exons ATGAAATCTAAGGATAAGACAAATAAGTCGGGCTCAGTCGCCACTGCGAAAATACAGAAGTCTACTTCAGATCAAGCGACAAAGAAACCAGTTAAGAAAAAGATAGCGTGGAAACATGGTCCAAAGGAACCAGTATCAAAGGTGAAGGATCCCAACCCCTTGGTCCCCCCGAAAGATGCCCAACACTTTTCAGCCAATTGGAAAACGTTACTAAAA GTTCTAACGACTGACTCACCATCAAAGAAGGGTAAACTACTCCAGCAGGACTCCAAGAAAAATACCCCTCAAATAAAGCCTGTCAAAGACATTTCGAAACAGGCAGAAAACCAAAAAACGCCATCAAAAGACACGCGCAGTAATAAACCATCACTGTCCAAAGCAGGGAAGGAGTTGACTGCTCCAGGCAGCTCTAAGGTAAACGGATCAGGGAAAGGCCCTGCTCCGTCAGAGGTGAGGCAGCCCAAAGCCCAGAAAAGGAAATGGGACAGCGTCAAATCAGCAGGCAGCAGTGACCCGGCAGcaaataagaagaaaaaaatagaaGTGGCGGAGAACACATCCAAAGA aCCAGACCTCTGGTTTGACGACGTGGACCCCGACGACGTGGAAGCCACGGTGGGGGCGGAGGCAGCCAACatcatgaggaggaggatgggcaCTCCGAAGGCCAACCCCCAGGACACCGAGGATGTCCTGGTGAAGTACAGGGCGTTCGACGG GATGACCAACGTGGTGGCCATGGACTGTGAGATGGTGGGTGTGGGCCCGGATGGGAAGGACAGCATTGTGGCCCGCGTGTCCCTTGTCAACAAGCACGGCAAGTGCATCTACGATAAATACGTCAAGCCCACGGAGCGAGTGACAGACTACCGCACCGAATTCAGCGGCATCCGGCCGAACGACATCAAAAACG GTGAGAATGTGAAGACTGTGCAGAGAGAGGTGGCTGAGATCCTGGACGGGAGAATACTAGTGGGCCACGCGATACACAACGACCTCAAG ATCTTATTCTTGACCCATCCCAAGAAGAGCATCAGAGACACTCAGAAGTATAAACCATTTAAGACAATCGCTAAA ACTAATCGTCCGGCACTCCGGGTGTTGTGTCGGGAAGTACTGCAGGTGAAggtccagcagggggagcaCTCCTCG GTCCAAGATGCCCAAGCCACCATGAAACTATACAGCATggtgaaaaaagaatgggaaaaGGCcatcaaagacaaaaaaaaggatGTGATCGGGAAGATTGTGCGAAGGCCCAAAGCTCCCAATAGCAAATCAAAGTGA